From Toxorhynchites rutilus septentrionalis strain SRP chromosome 2, ASM2978413v1, whole genome shotgun sequence, a single genomic window includes:
- the LOC129766707 gene encoding uncharacterized protein K02A2.6-like — MFYGGHFILQTDQKPLVAIFGSKQRIPPYTANRLQRWALAMLLYDFKIEHVFTDHFGHADILSRLINSHVSPKEDYVIASLEVEQVICNIVSQSIEYLPVSFKMIAAETMRDETLQQVPSREVQQFFVRRESLYAALKVLMYGERIVVPKKFQRKILQQLHEGNLGVERMRSLTRNYVY, encoded by the coding sequence ATGTTCTACGGCGGACACTTTATTCTGCAGACGGACCAAAAGCCACTTGTGGCCATTTTCGGTTCGAAACAAAGGATTCCACCTTACACCGCCAACCGTCTCCAAAGATGGGCACTTGCCATGTTACTCTACGATTTCAAAATCGAGCATGTTTTTACTGATCATTTTGGTCACGCAGATATATTATCCCGTTTGATCAACAGCCACGTAAGTCCAAAAGAAGACTATGTGATTGCGTCCCTCGAAGTGGAACAGGTGATCTGCAACATCGTCAGTCAATCCATCGAGTATCTTCCTGTTTCATTCAAAATGATAGCAGCCGAGACTATGAGAGATGAGACGTTGCAGCAAGTTCCATCGCGGGAGGTTCAGCAGTTTTTCGTGCGACGTGAATCTTTGTACGCAGCCCTAAAAGTCTTGATGTACGGAGAGCGGATTGTGGTACCGAAGAAGTTTCAACGTAAAATACTGCAGCAACTTCATGAAGGGAACCTAGGCGTCGAGCGTATGCGTTCATTGACAAGAAATTACGTATATTGA
- the LOC129770351 gene encoding uncharacterized protein LOC129770351: MEKNKNKTTTKKRFERMVLLLEQEPDIAKGFSRGNSGPFWDNLAAKVNSLGPPIRDGTGWEKVWADYKSGLKRKLAHNNLSELEEQAVQLTGLLATVVGIPGTSSHGTQSGAPQAADQENFIYYGTSDECDGINNTIHFQPSQPKRSRPSTVRLLELQVEQQKKNFTPIWNPC, from the exons AT ggaaaaaaacaaaaacaaaacgacCACTAAAAAGCGGTTTGAGCGGATGGTGCTGCTTCTCGAGCAAGAGCCAGACATAGCCAAAGGCTTCTCCCGAGGAAATTCCGGACCCTTCTGGGATAATCTGGCAGCAAAAGTCAATAGTTTGGGACCGCCTATTCGCGATGGAACTGGATGGGAAAAG GTTTGGGCGGACTATAAGTCCGGATTAAAGCGAAAACTCGCTCACAACAATTTGTCCGAGCTGGAGGAGCAGGCAGTTCAATTAACTGGGTTACTTGCGACCGTGGTAGGAATCCCGGGTACCTCATCTCATGGAACACAGTCGGGTGCACCTCAAGCGGCAGACCAGGAAAATTTTATCTATTATGGTACTTCCGATGAGTGTGACGGTATCAATAATACCATTCACTTCCAGCCCTCTCAGCCCAAAAGATCCAGGCCTTCTACCGTGAGGCTTTTAGAGTTGCAAGtcgagcaacaaaaaaaaaatttcacaccAATCTGGAATCCCTGTTAA